The segment GGAACGGCTCGAGACCGCGCGATTTCAGAGCCGCCCCCGTGATGCTGACCGTTCCGTCGAGCCCGAGCAGCGCATAATTCTTGCTTTTGTAGGAGAACATCGCGGCGTAGGCGGAGTCGAGCTCCACCTCGATGCCGGGCGGCAGCGCCCCCTGAATCCGTTTCTGAAAGGCGCTCTTGCCGGTCACCCCGGCCGGCGGCTGGAAGTAGATGCCGTCGGTGTCCATCTCAAGGACATTCGCGCCCGACGAGGTCAGGAAATCGAGCATCATGGTCAGGATCTCCCGCCCGCGCGCCGTGACCCGCTCGGCAAGGTCGTAGTCGTTGAACGTCCCCTGCGAAAATCCGAGATAGCCGTAGAACGAGTTGATGAGGATCTTGAACGTCCCCTGCAGCGCCTTCAACTCGTTCTGTTCGGCCGGATCGCGCGTGGAACGCATCGCGTCCTTCGCCTCGAGCCGGAAGGTCCGCAGCGCATCGAGCAGCCGGGGAAACACGCGCAGACCGTCGCGCGACGGCGCCCATCCCTCGGCCAGCAGAATCGACGGATACAGCGAGCGCACGTCGCAGTGCCAGACGTTCTCGAACACGCCGACCTCGTCCGCCCGGGTCAGCGCCCCCGCGAAACGGCGGGCCGGCTCCGGCAGCGGCAGCGAATGCCGCGCTTTCAGGTACTCGGAGACGAAAAGCGCGTCGAGGCTCGTGCCGCTGCCGCGGACGATCACATCCTGATACTTCATCGGCAGGATCGACGTCTGGTAGAAGTAGCTCGGACTCAGGAGCGCCCCGAGGCTCCGCGTCTCACGCACGTCGTCGAGCGCATAGGCGAGCAGCAGCGCGCGCTCTTCCTCCCACGCCTGCGAAATCCGGGCTCCGTCGATGTAGGTGCGCTCTTCGGAGGCGAAATTGAAATGCTTTGCCAGGTACTTGAGGTTGTAGGACTCGAGATCGCGGTTCGACACGTCGTACATCATCGCAAGGTGCAGCGTATCGACCACATGCCGTCCGAAGAGGTCGTACCGGGTATAGTTGATGATCCGTTCAGCCAGGCTGAACCGGCTCGACCGCTTCTTCGGCGTCGCGCCGCCGCGCCCGAGCGTCAGCCGCACCTTGTGCCGCTTCGCGCGCGCCTCGAGATACGGCAGGTCGAAGCGGCAGAGGTTATGCCCCTCGATCACGTCGGGGTCGCGTTCCGCAACCGTCCGCACGAACGTTTCGATCAGCTCTTTTTCGCCCATCGCATCCTGCGACAGCGCCAACTCCCAGCCGGTGGAGTCGCACATCGAAATAATGACGATCTCGTCCCCCGCACGGTCCGGATTCGGAAAGTCGAAGCCCGGCGTAGTCCTGACTTCGAGGTCGAACTGAAGCCGCCGCAGTTCCCGGAATTCCATCCCGGCGAACAGCCGCGTCTCCTCCTGCTGCAGAATCTGCTGTGCGTAATCCCGGAAGACGAAATACGCCCCCCGGCCTTTTTTCAGGTGCTTCAAAGCGAGTTCATACTCCGAGACGGTCGGAAACTTCGCCAGGAAACGGAAAACCATATTCCCGTCGAACGGCGAAACCGCCGCCGTGCCGGAAAAATCCTCCAGCTGCTCCGGCGCACTCAGCAGCAGCATCGGCGTAAACGGCACCGTCTCCTGCCGGAATCCGCCGCCGTCATGATAGAAGAAAACCGCATCGTCATCGCGCGTCTCCACGGCAACCACGCCGCTGCGCCTGGAATTCACGAGTTTTTCAAGAAACATGCCCCACCTCCATCCTCACTGGATTGTCATATGCAGGAATGTACCACCTCCGCGCCGTTTTCGCAACCGCCGCACTGGAAATATGCATCTTTCTTCCCGCATCCAACCCTGCGGAGGTAAAGCCGGAACGAGCATCAGCGCAGTTTGAGCGTCGCCAGCGCGATCAGCGCAAAGACGCCGGAGAGAATCCAGAAGCGGACCACGATCTGCGTTTCGGTCCACCCCCGCCGCTCGAAGGTGTGGTGGATCGGCGTGCACGGGAAAATCCGTTTCCCGGTCAGCTTGAAGTACGGCACCTGCAGCATGACCGACCCGGCCTCCATGACGAAAACCCCGCCGACCAGGATCAGCAGCACCTCCTGCCGCACGAGCACGGCCAGAAATCCGACCGCGCCGCCGAGGGCGAGGCTGCCGGTGTCCCCCATGAACATCGAAGCCGGGTGGCAGTTGTGCCAGAGAAACCCGATGCAGCCGCCGCAGACCGCAGCGGCGAACACCATTCCCTCGCCCGCACCGGGAATGAACGGGACCTTCAGGTAGTTCGCAAACACCGCATGCCCCATCAGGTACGCGAAAGCCGCGTAGGTCAGCGTGCAGAAGATCGTGCAGCCGGTCGCAAGGCCGTCCTTGCCGTCGGTGAGGTTCACCGCGTTCGAGGTCGCCACGACGGTGCCGACTGCCACCAGCACCGTCCACGGCGTGCAGATGAGCACCGGGTCCTTGAAAAACGGCACCATGAAATCATCCATGTACGGCCCGACCTCGGGCATCAGGAAAAGCGCCCAGACGCCGAGCCCGGCGATCACGATCTGGCACAGCAGCTTGTACCGCCCGGGCAGGCCGTCGCGGTCCTTGTAAACGACCTTGCGGTAATCGTCGTAAAAACCGACCAGCGCAAAGGCGAACGTCGAGACGACCAGCAGGATCGAAATCGGGCTGCTCATGACGTTCCAGAAACAGGCCGAAATCAGAATGCCGCCGATCATGAGAATCCCCCCCATGCAGGGTGTCCGGCTTTTCTCCTTGTCGATGAATTCGGCGGGGACCAGCCCCTCCAGCCGTTCGCTGGTCCTGACATTGAGCCTGCGCAGCCAGCGGGCCGTTCTGCCGCCGAGCAGAATCACGATCAGGAAGGCGGTGAGCGCCGCGCCGCCGGCGCGGAAGGTCACGTAATCGAACAGGCGAAACGGCAGGAAATCGTTACCGAGCAGCGAAAGAAGGTACAGCATTGGCGTCAAAAATCTCCGGAAAAAATGTTATGGGCAGGTATGCGACATACTATATGCCCCTTCCCGTTTTTTTCCAGTCGCGGAGACAACAAAATCGCAAGAAAAAGCGCCCGGGTTCCAACTGCCGGAAGCCGGGCGCGGCACAAGAAAAAATTCACTCCTGCAAAGCGGCGGCGGCCACCCGCAGCAGCACGGAACCGAGTTCCCGCGCCTTCGCCGCATCAAGCACACAGCCGCGCATGTTCGCATACGGAATTTCGAGCGCCAGCGCGGCCCGGACGAAATCGAATCCTCCGCAGCAGCAGCTCAGCATCCGGCCCTTCGCATAATTCTCCGCCGTGTTCCAGCCGGTGCCGAAACGGATGTTGTCCGAAGCCGAATACGGCAGCCCGGGCGGCAGTTCGCGCTCAAGCCGCGCGGCCCATGCATCCATCGCCCGCTCCATCCGTCAACAACCGGACGGCGACATTTCCGCCCGGAAAATCCGTGCCGATCCGCATCGGAAGCGCCTCCTATTCCGCCTCCTGCACGAAGGTCTCCGCATTACGCGGGGAGTATGCGTGCGTGCGTCCCTGCTTCCAGACGATCTTTTTCGGCGCGGAGATGCCGTTGTAGAGCGCGGCCACGCCGGAGGGCGGACAGACGTAATCGCCGAGCCCGGCTTCGATCGTGACCGGACATTTGATCCGCGTCCCGAAAAAGGCCGAA is part of the Victivallis lenta genome and harbors:
- a CDS encoding DNA polymerase domain-containing protein; this translates as MFLEKLVNSRRSGVVAVETRDDDAVFFYHDGGGFRQETVPFTPMLLLSAPEQLEDFSGTAAVSPFDGNMVFRFLAKFPTVSEYELALKHLKKGRGAYFVFRDYAQQILQQEETRLFAGMEFRELRRLQFDLEVRTTPGFDFPNPDRAGDEIVIISMCDSTGWELALSQDAMGEKELIETFVRTVAERDPDVIEGHNLCRFDLPYLEARAKRHKVRLTLGRGGATPKKRSSRFSLAERIINYTRYDLFGRHVVDTLHLAMMYDVSNRDLESYNLKYLAKHFNFASEERTYIDGARISQAWEEERALLLAYALDDVRETRSLGALLSPSYFYQTSILPMKYQDVIVRGSGTSLDALFVSEYLKARHSLPLPEPARRFAGALTRADEVGVFENVWHCDVRSLYPSILLAEGWAPSRDGLRVFPRLLDALRTFRLEAKDAMRSTRDPAEQNELKALQGTFKILINSFYGYLGFSQGTFNDYDLAERVTARGREILTMMLDFLTSSGANVLEMDTDGIYFQPPAGVTGKSAFQKRIQGALPPGIEVELDSAYAAMFSYKSKNYALLGLDGTVSITGAALKSRGLEPFQRRFISRLVELLLKRDFASVPAMYEKMRGEIERRELPLADLAKSENLNDSPETYKRKLAAGTGRRSAAYELAIRSKLDFQAGDQVTYYLTGEKKKVSVVDNAKLLSEAPAGERDENVAYYLNKLDELYANFKAFLPEEKSPLGI
- the mraY gene encoding phospho-N-acetylmuramoyl-pentapeptide-transferase produces the protein MLYLLSLLGNDFLPFRLFDYVTFRAGGAALTAFLIVILLGGRTARWLRRLNVRTSERLEGLVPAEFIDKEKSRTPCMGGILMIGGILISACFWNVMSSPISILLVVSTFAFALVGFYDDYRKVVYKDRDGLPGRYKLLCQIVIAGLGVWALFLMPEVGPYMDDFMVPFFKDPVLICTPWTVLVAVGTVVATSNAVNLTDGKDGLATGCTIFCTLTYAAFAYLMGHAVFANYLKVPFIPGAGEGMVFAAAVCGGCIGFLWHNCHPASMFMGDTGSLALGGAVGFLAVLVRQEVLLILVGGVFVMEAGSVMLQVPYFKLTGKRIFPCTPIHHTFERRGWTETQIVVRFWILSGVFALIALATLKLR